Proteins from a genomic interval of Arachis hypogaea cultivar Tifrunner chromosome 10, arahy.Tifrunner.gnm2.J5K5, whole genome shotgun sequence:
- the LOC112716371 gene encoding uncharacterized protein isoform X2: MSASSPPPPPTPSMPTSLIDLDVDSLSHCLAHLSLRDVSALAMTCTSLKRLSYSDTVWLRFFREHWCLEVPWSSLNTRGARDLYLARRSALLQFKFLDPVSLQVYRHTSSRSNFNHLLLHKNHIFSARGSTIEMIDLDRDDAGSEDANILFSGHRARITCMRLFPLNGVFTSCGETEGEQKFLVTSSYDHSIRLWGKKGSCLRCMRGHNGPVLSLSDKLLGDDTCKVLASGGEDGTVRLWSLSSSGKQRQQSLKATLYGHEKPVELMLVAGHKTSLLVTISRDAKVRVWDTTTSSSARSSCCVGMTTLRGAPVNMKCHETLLYVAAGSSVTAVDLRTMQKVMTAAVHQPKLYSFDIVPSKSLLCTGGDGSWYLVIWMMSAD, from the exons ATGTCCGCTTcatcgccgccgccgccgccgacgCCGTCGATGCCGACAAGTCTAATCGATCTCGATGTGGACTCGCTGTCCCACTGCCTCGCTCACCTAAGCCTCCGCGACGTCTCCGCCTTGGCTATGACATGCACCTCCCTCAAGCGCCTTTCCTACTCCGACACCGTTTGGCTTCGCTTCTTTAG GGAGCATTGGTGTCTAGAAGTACCTTGGAGCTCTTTGAATACCCGTGGAGCGAGGGATTTGTACCTGGCTAGGCGCAGCGCATTACTGCAGTTCAAGTTCCTTGATCCCGTATCTCTTCAAGTTTATAGACATACTAGTTCTAGATCAAACTTCAACCATTTACTTCTTCACAAAAACCACATCTTCTCAGCACGG GGTTCAACCATAGAAATGATAGATTTGGATAGGGATGATGCGGGATCAGAAGATGCTAACATTTTGTTCAGTGGTCATAGAGCAAGAATCACCTGTATGAG GTTGTTTCCCCTTAACGGAGTGTTTACATCTTGTGGAGAAACAGAAGGGGAGCAAAAGTTTTTGGTTACCTCAAGTTATGATCACTCCATACGCTTGTGGGGGAAGAAG GGTTCTTGTCTGCGATGTATGAGAGGTCACAATGGGCCAGTGTTGTCACTATCAGATAAACTATTGGGAGATGATACCTGCAAAGTATTGGCAAGTGGAGGAGAAGATGGTACTGTTCGACTATGGTCCCTTAGTTCAAGTGGAAAACAGAGACAACAATCTTTGAAAGCTACACTATATGGGCACGAGAAACCTGTAGAGTTGATGTTGGTTGCTGG GCACAAAACTTCACTTTTGGTGACCATCTCAAGAGATGCTAAG GTGAGGGTCTGGGATACGACTACGTCTTCTTCTGCTCGATCATCCTGTTGTGTGGGAATGACTACTCTTCGTGGGGCACCTGTGAACATGAAATGCCATGAAACGCTACTGTATGTGGCAGCTGGTTCCTCTGTCACTGCAGTTGATTTAAGAACAATGCAGAAAGTTATGACTGCAGCTGTGCATCAACCGAAGCTTTATTCATTTGATATTGTACCATCAAAATCTTTACTATGCACTGGTGGTGATGGCAG